The segment ACTACTCTGATCATTAGAAAGATTATTCCCGTGGCCCAGATAGGTTAAATagttgctgtgattttttttcatgttacaaATATATTTCTTCCATAGAACGAGCAAATAAATCAGCAGCCAAGCTGGATATCACAGAATATCATCTTTTACTCAGGAGTAAGCAGACTGTATCTACAGAATATGTAACTACTGGAGGCTTAAGGCAATGCCACAGTTGCTTTTAAGATGTGTTTTCTTGCTACATTCTCTAAAGCATATgacatttaaattgaaattactTAGTGATTACTTGAGGTTTCCGtgtacttttttatgtttagatttacacttttaacaaaatattttcagaacaatTTCTTTTAACATGCATGTACCAAAGGTCATGCGTTAAGATCCTCTCTATGCAGGCGCTGGAACTTGGTTCCGAATCCGACAGTTCAACTTGATTCCCCCAATTGTTTCTGTGGATGTTTACCTGCATCTTCTGTgtatttctcccctttctttactttcttgGACGTCTTTATTTCCCACCAGTTACTCACCAAATGTTTTACAAAAGGAATTTTGTGcgtttttctttcattctaatCATCACTGGTTGAGTGGTTACTATCACTGCCCTCActgtcactgtcactgtcacTTCCATTGTTGTTGCCATTACCAGACTTGCTCTGGCTGTCACTCTCATCACTGCTTTCAGATGTGCTGTcgctgctgtcactgctgtcgctgctgtcactgctgtcGCTACTATcgctgctgtcactgctgtcatTGCTGTCACTACTGTCACTGCTGTCACTATCGCTGCTGTCGCTACTATcgctgctgtcactgctgtcactACTATcgctgctgtcactgctgtcactgctattgctgctgtcactgctgtcactACTATCGCTGCTGTCGCTGCTATCACTACTgtcactgctgtcactgctgtcactACTATcgctgctgtcactgctgtcactgctgtcactACTGTCACTGCTGTCACTATCGCTGCTGTCACTACTGTCACTGCTGTCACTACTGTCACTGCTGTCACTACTATCGCTGCTGTCACTGCTAttgctgctgtcactgctgtcactATCACTGCTGTtactgctgtcactgctgtcactgctgttactgctgtcactgctgtcactgctgtcactgctgtcgctgctgtcactgctgtcactgctgtcGCTGCTGTcgctgctgtcactgctgtcactgctgtcactgctgtcactGCTACTGCTGCTGTCTGATTTACTGTCACTGCTATCGCTGTCACTACTGTCACTACTGTCACTACTAttgctgctgtcactgctgtcactgctgtcactgctgtcGCTGCTGTCACTGCTACTGCTGCTGTCTGATTTACTGTCACTGCTATCGCTGTCACTACTGTCACTACTGTCACTACTAttgctgctgtcactgctgtctGACTTACTGTCACTATCACTGCTGTCACTGCTATTTGATTTTCTGTCACTGTCACTACTGTCACTGTCACTATCACTACTATCACTACTGTTACTGCTATCACTGCTGTCACTACTGTCACTGCTGTCACTATCACTACTGTCACTACTATCACTGCTGTCACTATCACTGCTGTCACTACTATCACTGCTGTCACTACTGTCACTGCTGTCACTATCACTGCTGTCACTACTAtcactgctgtcactgctgtcactATCACTACTGTCACTACTATCACTGCTATCACTGCTGTCGCTACTAtcactgctgtcactgctgtcactgctgtcGCTACTAtcactgctgtcactgctgtcactgctgtcactATCACTACTgtcactgctgtcactgctgtcactgctatcactgctgtcactgctgtcactatcactgctgtcactgctgtcactGCTATCACTGCTGTCACTATCACTACTGTCGCTGCTGTCGCTACTAtcactgctgtcactgctgtcactATCACTACTGTCACTGCTGTCGCTGCTATCACTGCTATCACTGCTAtcactgctgtcactgctgtcactATCACTGCTGTCACTACTAtcactgctgtcactgctgtcactACTGTTGCTGCTGTCACTACTATCACTACTGTCACTGCTGTCACTACTGTTGCTGCTGTCACTACTGTCACTGCTGTCACTACTGTTGCTGCTGTCACTACTGTCACTGCTGTCACTACTGTTGCTGCTGTCGCTGCTGTCGCTGCTAtcactgctgtcactgctgtcatTGCTGTCACTATTGTTTGATTTACCTTTGCTGCTGTCTGACTTGTCATTGTCATCACTCCCATTGTTATCATTGCCATTACTGTCACTGTCATTAGAGTCTGATGtgctatcaccatcatcactTCCTTCTTTCGAGTCACTGTCATTGCCATTATCTTTTGAGTCATCTGAGTTATCAGAAGCATCTCCTCGGCTACTGCTGTCGTTGTCACTTTCTGAGTTAGCATCATCACTGCCATTAGACTCGTCACTGCTGTCAGGATCATCTCTCTGCATGGGTCCATCATCAAAATCGTAACTGTCATATCCATCACTATTGCTCTCACTACCTGTTTTCCTGGGTTCAGCTTTATTTCCTGGTTCTGATTTCTGGCCAGGTCCTTGTATGGTGTCAGCCTCTCCTTGTGTCTGGACACTTCCTTTGCCCGTGCTCATTCCATGCTGTCCTTTACTGTCTTTACCTTCATTGACTTTCCCAGCTTCTTTGGTAGTATTTCTGTTGCCACCTTTGGGACCTTTGATTTCTATTCCCTATGGAAGGGTggagaaaagaataattaattacttaatatttGCTGCAAAATTGCATTGATCTAAGGAAGAAGGACTGAGAAAAGTGACCATTGGAATGGGAGTTCAGCTTCCAGTACTTCACAAACAGTTACTTATGAAAACATACTTTATTCAGTATTTACAAGTACTCTGGTGTTTAGATTCTTTAACAACGGATCCCCATTCCTGCCCAGTAGGAACTTTTTTTACAAAATTGCATGGTGAATCCATTATTTAGCATGAGACTTTTCTAGAACTGTAACCAAATTTTTGGCaatgtctgatttttaaaattgttctgtaTCAAAGTCTACTAAGGACTCTAGCTTTCCCATTAAACATTCAAATGGTATGGATGCAAAAATACACAGATGCTtgtcatgatttatttttgtgatatccTCAGTGGATGGAGAGGAAGAATTTAAACTGCCATTGAGAGAAATCGCCTTCACAAACCAACCTTATCTTGGCTCTTCCCAATAGCATTTGGCTCTGATTCTTTGGTGATTCCATTCTCAACACCTTTGCTTTCTTGGTGACTGAGTTTCTGGGTGTCCTCTATTCTTTGGCTACCATTGTCTTCTGGAACACCATCAGCATCCTCCTCACTCTTGGAGGTGTTTTCTCCATCAATGTCATTATGGGGACCTTCTTTGTCTTCAGGGTCATTGCCTTCACTACTAATTGAATTTTGACCTATGCTACTGTCATTGTCATCTTCTTCGTCATGGTCCTGACCCTCCTGGCCCTTGCTGTTGTCACTGCCCTCTTCTCCATTCCCTACATCTTCACCTTCATCATTACCGGAACCCTCATCTACATCCTCATCTGCTCCATTCCCGCTAGGACTCCCGTCAGAATTATCCAGACCAGCATCTTCTCCATTGCCTGGAGTTACTTCAGCTTCCTTGTTCCCATTCCTCTCGCCTTCTATCGGCGGTGTTATTGCTCCTGTACCATTCCCATTTCCACaggaattattatttatttcatcctCATGGCCTGTACTATTATTGCTTCCAGCTACTTGGGTTCCATCTTCTTGGGCAATAGTGGCATCCTCACTCGGACTTGTAGTTCCAATAGCCCCATTTGTAGCCATATCAGTATTTCCATCAATATTGCTTCCATTTGCTGCTCCAGCATTGTTGATGACGCCATTTGCTGTGGTGTTATGTTCTCTTCCATGTATCCCATCATGACCGTATGTTTCTGGTTTTCCCGTGCCCGCATTCCAATCCTCAGTAGTCCCCTCTCCATTTGCTACTGTAGAGGAACTCTTCCCTCCTGCTTCTGCCCACTCAGAGCCATCCCCTTCTCCTTTGTAACCATCTTGAGTATACCATTGCCTTCCTCTTTCACTGTCATGCGTGGGGACACCACTTTCTCTGGTGGTATTGTTGGCATGGAACTCATCCTGTAAAAGAGaaacaattcaaaataaattataagtatcAATCATTTTGAAGTAAAGCAGACTGCAATTGGAGGGAAGTTAATAGAAACCAAAAACAGCttaggaatagaaaataaaaggaaacacattttatatCCTCTACCTGTATTGGCACTTTTGATTTTTCTAGAAGACTTAAATTCACAGCTTTTTCAACAGCGTGTCTCTCCAATGGTTTGATTTGAGGAACCTGCCAAAGGGAAAACACTGGATATTGAAAACATTCctattttgtgtatatgtgtttgcatgcacacaaacacacatttttccttcaataaagaaaaaaatgtataacacAAAGGCCAAAGGATCATCTAATCAGGTAGAAAAGAGAAGTGGCTTCTTACAACATTATATAGAATTTAAATtggggggatggacacgtttgaagctctgacttgggtggggcaaaggcaacatgtgtaacctaaacatttgtactcccgtaatatgctgaaattaaaaaaaaaatgcttacatgcacatatggaaataacattcattggaaatcaagcaggtggtggggggaggaggggatgggtaaattcatatgTAATGGGTACGATGCacgctatctgggggatgggcacatatcactttgactcaaatggtacaaaagcaattgatataaccaaaacgtttgcacccccgtaatattctgaaataaaaaataaataaataatttatatagaaaaagtaaagccagaatttctaaataaataaatagattgggCATATGGACATTTTCACCATGGTATTACCAATTTTATTGAAGTATTGACCAGATCATTTATCTCGACTGTCTTTCTATAAAGACAAAGAGATAGACGTTTGGTGGTTTTGCACGTCATGCCTCTTACAGAAGCAAAATCAAGCAAGTAATACACTACTTCTGTGCTCTGGAAGAGCACAATGGAAGTACTGGAGAAAATTCTGAGCTACATAAACACCAAATGTCTGGTATTATGAAAGTATATGAAAATGTTAAACTTAGAAACtggctaataaaattaaaaatggtttaattgtcctaattttttttttgtgtgtgtgtttatcagtAGATTCTAAATTTTCCACACTGAGCACAGAAATCATAACTCTCTGAGTGAAACATTAGTTATCGTACATGTTGTAAAATCCTACCTTTTCCTATTATTCTTTCTGGAAACCTCCTAAACAACATAGACTTTGGTGATATTAGAATGGAATTCACAGAGCATGAAGCAAAGATGGACAAAGTCTCTATGACTTCTGggcattaaatgtaaattaatctgaataaatttttaaaataataatccttCTGGCAGGACATGAGTTTCAATTAGATGACTGGGAGTATGAATTGGAGagcatttttggttttgttgcaaCCCCAACGATAGTTCAAAAAGCCTTTAGTGCAAATCTAAATGTTTAGATTCAGCTTATCTGCAAAGTCTTAAGGAAATTCATATGTACGTGTGTATGTCTACCcatgtgtgtgaatatgtgttAGGTTAAAAGAGATATCAAAATGAGGAAGTTTTCTGAGAAAAGCATACTTACTGGAATGGCCCATGCAACTGcccaaatgcaaaaatatataattatcttcattttctttaggaATAATAATCAgtggctgtttaaaaaaaaaaaaagaacagcacaaAATTACTTACAAAGCAAAAGATGATAACcacagaaatatattattttgatctGTAAGCATTTGCCCTTTTCCTGGGCAGGGAGTATGTATCCAATGCAAGAAGAAGACTTATGATGTTCCAGAACATACCTGGTGTGGTTTGGAGACATATGGGGGCGTCATCAGGCTCAGCACTAATGTAGCTTCCTAGATTTTTCCCTGCCTGCATCAATGGAGGGGAACAGCCATGCACATACAAAGGACGTAGCCATAACTTTGTCCTTCTTGATGCTGTTAACATCTCTCtcttctttatagttttaatCAAGTATTAACTGATTCTGCTAAGGCCGTGCTTAAAAGATAAAGCACTTGTAATGCTCCCCCCAAATCTATAGAATTTGGCTGTACTAGACCATAAGAGAAGGAAATTACTAACATGAGGGGGCCTAGGCTAGTGGAAAGAACATGGGGTTTGCAGTctgagacctgggttcaaattttacCTCTGCTACTTTTGTGtaagcttgagaaattaaagtaGCTTTATGAAGCCTTTGTTCCCTTCACCTGGGATAATAACAATACCATCAGCTCAGGATTATCCCAAGGTTTGGCAGAAGAATAATCTCTGAGACTTCTCTGACTCCACTTCAAAGGGTGTTTGGTGTCTCTCTTCTTTTGCACCTAGTAGCTTCTACACACCTCGCTGGTAACACATTACACTGTTTTAAAACCGCCTGTCTACTTATAGGTTTCCCTGTCCTTCTGCAAGCTCCTAAGGCCCAGGAGAATGTTTTGGTGATGGTTATATTCCAATGCAAAGTatggaaaaagacattttatgaatgttgttgataaataaatatctattaatatatgcaatagCTAACACTGTTTCAGGCATTTTACAATCTCCTAATAAATGATAGCAATTATAATGTGGGACTTCTAAAAACATCATCCTTCGTCCCTGTTAGAATTCATATTCAGCAATGgtctaaatgtatatttttgataaGTTGGAATAGACATTGTGTAATACATGTGAATCAAAAATTTAAGTTTCTATATATTGCAAGTTGGATTTCTTGATATAATGGTTCTATGACcatagagaggaaagaagagtttTACTCCTGTTTCATGAACTCCCAGTGGATTTATAGATTCTAATGCTGCAGGTCAAAATGGCCTTGTTCGAATATAATGGTAATAgtggaaatataatttaaaaagtcagtgaATATCAAGTGCCATAAGAATtattggcagtttcttacagGAGAAAGGGCACAGTTCCAAaactgctgagaaaaaaaaaaaagtgcttagtCTTGTAGTTGTTCAGTAGGAAGGCAAGAATAGCTAGATGTCCTTCAAAAATGCTATCGATTAAAATGAGGCCAAGGTGACCCCACAACAAGTGTAATGCCAAGCTCTA is part of the Eulemur rufifrons isolate Redbay chromosome 13, OSU_ERuf_1, whole genome shotgun sequence genome and harbors:
- the DSPP gene encoding dentin sialophosphoprotein, which produces MKIIIYFCIWAVAWAIPVPQIKPLERHAVEKAVNLSLLEKSKVPIQDEFHANNTTRESGVPTHDSERGRQWYTQDGYKGEGDGSEWAEAGGKSSSTVANGEGTTEDWNAGTGKPETYGHDGIHGREHNTTANGVINNAGAANGSNIDGNTDMATNGAIGTTSPSEDATIAQEDGTQVAGSNNSTGHEDEINNNSCGNGNGTGAITPPIEGERNGNKEAEVTPGNGEDAGLDNSDGSPSGNGADEDVDEGSGNDEGEDVGNGEEGSDNSKGQEGQDHDEEDDNDSSIGQNSISSEGNDPEDKEGPHNDIDGENTSKSEEDADGVPEDNGSQRIEDTQKLSHQESKGVENGITKESEPNAIGKSQDKGIEIKGPKGGNRNTTKEAGKVNEGKDSKGQHGMSTGKGSVQTQGEADTIQGPGQKSEPGNKAEPRKTGSESNSDGYDSYDFDDGPMQRDDPDSSDESNGSDDANSESDNDSSSRGDASDNSDDSKDNGNDSDSKEGSDDGDSTSDSNDSDSNGNDNNGSDDNDKSDSSKGKSNNSDSNDSSDSSDSSDSSDSSNSSDSSDSSDSSNSSDSSDSSDSSNSSDSSDSSDSSDSSNSSDSSDSSDSSDSSDSDSSDSSDSSDSSDSSDSSDSSDSDSSDSSDSSDSSDSSDSDSSDSSDSSDSSDSDSSDSSDSSDSSDSSDSSDSDSSDSSDSSDSSDSSDSSDSSDSSDSSDSSDSSDSSDSDSSDSSDSSDSSDSDSSDSSDSSDSSDSSDSDSSDSSDSSDSDSSDSSDSSDSSNSSDSSDSDSDSSDSDRKSNSSDSSDSDSKSDSSDSSNSSDSSDSSDSDSSDSKSDSSSSSDSSDSSDSSDSSDSSNSSDSSDSSDSDSSDSKSDSSSSSDSSDSSDSSDSSDSSDSSDSSDSSDSSDSSDSSDSSNSSDSSDSSNSSDSDSSDSSNSSDSSDSSDSSDSSDSSDSSDSSDSDSSDSSDSSDSSDSSDSSDSSDSSDSSDSSDSSDSSDSSDSSNSSDSSDSSDSSDSSDSSDSSDSSDSDSSDSSDSNDSSDSSDSSDSSDSSDSSDSSDSTSESSDESDSQSKSGNGNNNGSDSDSDSEGSDSNHSTSDD